The genomic stretch GGTAGCCGACTGACGGGGAATGAAAAAGGCCGAAAACAGGCAAAGCAAACCAATGAGAATAGCCAGCGTCCAGGTTGTTTTTTCCATCACATCTGTTGTACGGCCCGCACCAATCACCTGTGTACCAAATCCACCAAAGGTTCCGGATAATCCTCCGCCTTTCGGGTTTTGAATCAATACCACCAACCCCAGCAACACACTGATGATCAGGATGAGAACGGTTAAAAAGATAATCATGAAAAATTCAGATTTGGTTTTGAATCGATGCAATACGTTGTGCAAAATAATCGCTTTTTTCGGGATTGAGCAAGCGCAATTGTTCCAGGATTTCAATTGCTTTCTGCGGTTGTCCCTGCTGCAGCCAGATGTTAGCCATGGATTCGGTAATCACCCGAAAAGAGGGTTCCGTATAGCTTTCAGATTCGTCTTCATCTTCGCTGGCATCCGGATCGGTGCTATGCAGCGGGCGGCGTGTGCTTCGCAGCCATTCGGTAAAACTTTTCATCTGGGCTGTGGTAGGCTTGTGCAGATCGGCCTCTTCTTCTGCCAAATGAATACCGGCATAGGCAAAATAATCGCGCGTATAGAGAGGCGCAACCCAAGGTGAAGTCAGGCCTTCTTCGGCAGGTTCTTGTCCGGAATCGGCCTCTGGAGGTGCTGCAACGACTTGCGCAGATTGCCGGGAGATCGGCGTTTCAGGCGTCACTTCAGCCTCTGGCGCAAGACTCTGTGGAGAGGGTTCGGTATCGGCGATGAAAGCCTGTGCCGCAGATGATTCGGGTAATTCAGATAATTCTGATGATGAAGCTGCTGGTGTTTCATTGGCCGGGACATCAGAGTTATCAGACTCCTGCTGGACGACCTCAAAGGGCGTGTGCAGGTATTGCAAAAACAGGAAAGGATTACTAGCAAACAGGCGGGCACGAGGTATAGCAGATGCATCTGGCAGCGATTGATTCTGCCAAAGCTCTTTTTTAGCCAGCCAGTATCTGGGCAAGGCAAAATAGGGATAGCGCGTAATAGTCTCTTCAATCCGATAGATTTCCACATCGGAAAGAGAATCAGCAGCAAAC from Thermoflavifilum aggregans encodes the following:
- the secG gene encoding preprotein translocase subunit SecG, whose protein sequence is MIIFLTVLILIISVLLGLVVLIQNPKGGGLSGTFGGFGTQVIGAGRTTDVMEKTTWTLAILIGLLCLFSAFFIPRQSATSNQQPSAVEKAIQTMPVTPSAPTSAPAPAPTTPSGNTPGGK